One Salmo salar chromosome ssa01, Ssal_v3.1, whole genome shotgun sequence DNA window includes the following coding sequences:
- the LOC106564089 gene encoding pikachurin: protein MDVLSQKIRMCFILLALLNAVGISFAVKRTYVRRSERLHPPLDIELETINCTAVRVKWRLPWRHVSTVTGYKVFYTEMRNGRPASSAVAVNVRLSLDMLATVKFNGHTIFDVEIGSLKMAAQYVFSVGAYGWAGEGRHSVPRRVSTFQPEMCMPPSAPSQPAVGAVSDTETELSWKQSERKGSSPVLHFIVYYIRPELDSEWTSLKDPVNGSSVVVRGLDPDTQYHFAVQAVNVYGASPHSVIADPIWTFSVQEGGSGSLGQGSPGNGNINQEDLTDVENSDYGALIQELLFSPEEDRRSLPRSRTWSPFSHTGGGGMSPSENTADSGTIVTANKAATIISTSTTPIPANHTLTTDPVALTSSPGLDSVLPTPSSAPLPARSTLAGPLSSTPPSPGPSGRDR, encoded by the exons ATGGATGTCTTGAGTCAAAAGATACGCATGTGCTTTATTTTGTTGGCGTTACTGAACGCGGTGGGGATATCTTTTGCTGTCAAAAGGACGTACGTCAGAAGATCCG AGCGTCTCCATCCACCTCTGGACATTGAGCTGGAGACGATCAACTGCACTGCAGTCCGGGTCAAGTGGAGGTTACCCTGGAGACACGTCAGTACTGTTACAGGTTACAAG gtgTTTTACACTGAGATGAGGAATGGCCGTCCAGCAAGTTCAGCAGTAGCAGTGAATGTTCGTCTCAGTCTGGACATGTTGGCTACA GTAAAGTTCAATGGGCACACCATTTTT GATGTAGAAATTGGCAGTTTGAAGATGGCAGCTCAGTATGTGTTTAGTGTCGGTGCTTATGGATGGGCAGGAGAGGGACGACACAGCGTGCCACGGAGAGTCAGCACCTTCCAACCAG AGATGTGCATGCCCCCCTCGGCCCCCTCACAACCAGCCGTAGGGGCCGTTTCAGACACTGAAACCGAGTTGTCATGGAAACAGAGTGAAAGAAAGGGAAGCTCACCTGTCCTCCATTTCATTGTGTATTATATCAG ACCAGAGCTGGACTCTGAGTGGACGTCCCTAAAGGATCCAGTGAACGGCAGCTCGGTGGTTGTGAGAGGACTGGATCCTgacactcagtaccattttgctgtccaGGCAGTCAATGTCTACGGAGCCAGCCCACACAGCGTCATCGCTGACCCAATATGGACCTTCA GTGTGCAGGAGGGGGGCAGCGGGAGCTTGGGTCAGGGTTCTCCTGGCAACGGCAACATTAATCAGGAGGATCTGACTGATGTTGAGAACTCTGATTATGGGGCCCTCATTCAGGAG CTACTTTTCTCTCCAGAAGAAGACAGAAGATCTCTGCCGAGGTCCCGAACATGGAGTCCCTTCTCACACACAGGGGGAGGAGGAATGTCTCCTAGTGAGAACACTGCTGATTCTGGCACCATCGTCACTGCTAACAAGGCAGCCACTATAATATCCACCTCTACCACACCCATTCCTGCCAACCACACCCTTACCACCGACCCAGTTGCCCTCACCTCGTCTCCAGGCCTGGATAGCGTTCTGCCGACCCCTAGCTCAGCCCCACTCCCGGCCCGCTCCACCCTGGCtggccccctctcctctacccctcccagcCCAGGTCCCAGTGGAAGGGACAGGTGA